The following are encoded together in the Anopheles nili chromosome 3, idAnoNiliSN_F5_01, whole genome shotgun sequence genome:
- the LOC128727008 gene encoding uncharacterized protein LOC128727008, which translates to MCIFAEQSVNSGGNVCWCFEEITLMILVQRILMYLWYRLLQRMFPHLRLLSNGHKCSRRHSLPCGQLADEYWKASQFSRTQRLCCDSGLQQPFPAAAFCTRMKTEPICPLEQIEQEIEENEEEQFNFNCSDISHIYQSTFFDEYDECFLAEDIAWDAVIPGETNWDVMAVPDVKHKPLVLDEHASLLLNDFYIDDDLDDHLKVAYQTAHESNLFCDSWLD; encoded by the exons ATGTGCATCTTCGCCGAGCAAAGTGTGAACAGCGGTGGTAATGTGTGCTGGTGCTTTGAAGAGATCACCCTAATGATCCTGGTCCAGCGTATCCTCATGTACCTATGGTACCGGCTGCTACAGAGAATGTTTCCTCACCTGCGTCTGTTGTCGAACGGACACAAGTGCTCACGTCGACATAGTTTGCCCTGCGGACAACTGGCCGACGAGTACTGGAAGGCTTCTCAGTTTTCACGCACCCAGCGGCTTTGTTGTGATAGCGGGCTTCAGCAACCATTTCCGGCGGCCGCTTTCTG CACTCGCATGAAAACGGAACCAATTTGTCCGCTCGAACAAATTGAACAAGAAATCGAAGAGAACGAAGAGGAACAGTTCAACTTCAACTGCAGTGACATTAGTCACATTTATCAGAGCACCTTCTTCGATGAGTACGACGAGTGTTTCCTTGCGGAGGATATCGCCTGGGACGCGGTCATTCCGGGAGAAACCAACTGGGACGTCATGGCTGTGCCAGATGTGAAACACAAACCGCTGGTGCTCGATGAGCACGCCTCGCTTCTGCTCAACGACTTTTACATCGACGACGATCTGGACGATCACCTGAAAGTGGCCTACCAGACGGCGCACGAGAGCAATTTGTTCTGTGATTCGTGGCTCGACTGA